The window ACCTGCGGAGAGCCGTTGAAAATCAGGAGGGAAAAATCATGAGCGAAATTGCGGCGGACGGAGCGGGAGGAGTTGAAATCGAAATTAGGCATTTAAATCCGGCCAAGAATCCGAAGAATAAAAATCTTTTGGCCATGTTCGACGTCAAAATCGGCCCGGTGATGATTAGGGGGGCAAGCCTGATGAACGGAAAGAACGGGTTATTCGTGGGTTATCCGGCCAAAAAAAGGGCAAAACGCGCGGAGGAAAAAGGGGGATCGCCTTATGAGGACGTTGTGTATGTCATCGGAGACGCGGCCAAATCGGCCTTGCATGAGGCTGTCGTGCGCGAGTATGAGGAAAAAAGGAAAAACCAGGAAGGACAAGGCGAGACGGGGCCCAAGAATGAGGAATCCGGCTATGCGATTGTCTAACGCGATGAAGCTCGCCTTCATCCGGTTGGGAACTTTGCTGGCGGCGGGGGCTTTGGGCGTTCCCGCCGCCATGGCCGCAGGCGAGGAAGCCCAGGTGATCCAGCCCATGACCGCCATTCTTCAGAAGGTTTCCATGGTCGTGGGAGTGGTCGTACTTTTTATCGGCCTCATTTACGGGTTCGCCGCGTACGGAACCGGCGACGAAGACAAAATGAAAACAGCCAGAAACGCCTTTATTGGCGGGATTTTGATTTTGATGGTGTTTCCCATCGTCAAAATTATTTTGGCGGCGGTGGGTTATGGCAATCTATTGCGGGGCGTATAGAACTTTCCGCAACACCGCGGCCAAAGTCAAATTCTTCGGCCTTGAGGCTGGGGATTGGGCGGGCATGGGCGCTGTTGTGGCGCTTTGCTCGCGGCTTTTCCCGAGCCTGATATGGACCGCGCTGGTATCCGCCGGGCTATGGTCCTGGCTTTACTTTGTCAAAGGCCGCAAGCCCCAAGGCTGGACGCAGGCCGTTGCCCTCTATTTGGTCTCGTCAAAAAATCTGCTGGTAGATTTGGAGCCCAGGCCTGCGGGGGCAGTTCAATATGTCTAAGCTCGCCGAGCTTCTTTCCCCTGCGCCTTCGGATCAATGCCTGCTGCACAGGCATCTGAATCTGTTGGACATAACGCCGGATGGCTTGGCTTTGGGCATGGGCGGGGAAATCAGCGCGGCGTATGAGCTTTCGCCGCATCAAGACATTTTATTGATGAATGACGCGGGTCAGGCCCGGTTCATCGATGAAGCGGCGCTTGCGCTTGAATCCTTGCCGGCCGGGGCCGCGGCTGTTTTTGTTGTTGACGTTCGGCCTGGGTCAATAACGGAGATTAAGCGCTTGGAACGATTGGCTCACGAATTGCCCAAGGAACAGGCCGCAATCGTTAAATCGAAGCATGAATTGTTTTCGCGGTCTGCGCGCAAAGAAAGAAAAACCCATCTTCTGCTTGGGCTTTATAACGGAAATTTTCTCAAACTGCCTCTATTTCCACGCTTGGTGATGGACCCTGGCCAAGCATCAAGAGACGCCGGCAGAAAATTGGCGGAATTTAGGGATAGGTTCGTGGGGATGGAGTCCGTGGTTTTAGGGCGGCTCTCCGGCCTTAAGGCTTCGCATCGGCGGCTCGATGAGCATGAGTTGGCTGATTTTTACTGGCAACGCCTAAACCCGGATAAAGCCGGAGCCGGCTTGCGGCCTCCAAAATACAATTTACGCTTTTCTCATCGCTGCCAGTTGGCCGCGTCGGCCGGCAGTCATGGAAAAACAGCGTTCGCTGTTGACGGCGTTTTCCATCAGGCGTTTTCGCTCTTCATGCTTGATGAAACAGTGCCGGCCGGAGGCATCGACCGCATGATCGCTCATCTGCCCGAAGGCTCGACGATTGTCATAACGGTTTTATCCCCGGATCATCAGGATTTTCTCGCCAGGTTAGATAGCGATATCCGGGGTTATTCCAGCCTTATGAGCGTAGGCGCGGGCAATCATCAGTTAAACCACAAAATTCGGGACCTTGATGAGCTTGCAGGCTTGGGCCACGGTTCCGGAACAAAGTTTTATATCGCGAGCTTGTTTGTATTGCTGCGCGACCATGACCAGGGCGTTTTGGCAAACAAAGCCTTGGAAATCATGATGGCGGCGAGAGAAACCTTGGGCGGGGAACTCGTGACCGAGGATTTTCTTCATTTGCGTTATTTTCTCGCGCAGTTGCCTAATGGAGCGATTCTGCCCATGCGACGGCATACGTTGACCGCCAATGCGGCCGCTTGCCTGCTTCCCCTGTCAGCGCCGTGGAAGGGAGCAGAGGGGCCGGGAGTCCTTTTTTACTCGAAAGAGCAGAACATGGTGAACCTTGACCCTTTTTGGGAAGGCTCGCCCAGGCATGGCATGGTGATCGGCTCAACCGGAAGCGGCAAAAGCTTCACCATGAATTATGTGGTATCGAGCCTCCTGGTCCAGGATCCAAAGACAAACTTTGTGGTGATCGACATGGGGGGCAGTTATAAACGATTGACCGGAATTTTAGGAGGGGATTATTTCGAGATTGAGCCTTCCGGAAACTGCGCGATCAGCCCGTTTCCTCCCAAGGAAGCCATGATCGGGGTGGACGGCGCCCCGGACGCCGATTTGCTGGGCTGCTTGCGTCTGTTAATCCAGAAAATGTTGATCCGGCCGGTTGATCAAATTGAAAAGCACTTGATTGAGACCGGCATAACGAGGCTTTATCAGAGCGCGAACGTGCATGCCCCGCTATTGGGAGATTTCGTGGATACCATGGCGGCTTTGGGATTGGAGGACGCGGATTGCGGCCCAGCGCGCCATATCGCCAATGAGCTCAGGCTCTACACCAAGGGCGGTTACGGCAATATTCTAAACGCTCCCTCGACAATTCGGCCCTTCGAGAAGCGTCTGACGGTTTTTGATTTGGCCAGGCTTAAGCAGCACCCTGAGCTTCAGGCGCCGCTGATCTTCATGATTTCTCTCGGACTATCCAAAACTCTCAAGGACCCCGGCCAGAAAAAAGTCGTGATTATCGACGAGGGCTGGGAGTTTTTTGACGATGACGCTTCTTCGGAACTGGTTTCGAGGCTTTATCGAACGGCTAGAAAATTCAACGGGCTCATTATCTCCGTATCCCAGAGCCCCAAGGACTTCATCAAAAGCAAGGCGTCCACGGCCATGATCGCCAATTCTTTCTGGAAGATGTTTTTGCGTCTGGACATGGGTCATGACACGCTGGGCGCTTTCGGTCTCAATTCAAGGCAAATCGAAGCTGTGCGGCGCCTTGAAACAAGAAGGCGGTCCTTTGCCGAGCTGTTTGTGGTGTTCGGAGAACACTCGCGCACGCTCAGGCTTAATCCCAGTTCGCTCGAATATTGGATTGCGACGACCAATGCCGAAGACTGCGCCGTGGAGGAACGATTGAAAAGCCAAAAAGGCGCGATGAATAGGCTTGATTTTTTGAGCGAGCTGGCCCTGATGGAGCCTGTGGAGGTTTAGGTGGAAGGGAAAACCGTTACTTCGAGTTTTTGGAGCCGCTCTTTATGCTCTTCGTGTTTGGCTTCCTCCACTGTCCAAACCTTATTAAGCTCCGTATTAACGATCCGTCGCACTTCTTCTGTCGATGGACGTTTGGCTAACTCCGCTTTGAGTTCTTCTTTCGCTTCTTTGAGTTCTTCTTTGGTAGCCAACTCAGCCTTTAGGCGGCCGACGAGTCTATTTTCAAGGCTCTCCGTGGTCCGTTCAAGAATTTCCTGGAAGGCTTTGAGATTTAATGCCTGGCGGGGAGGATTCTTTTCTTTTTTCTTTTTCATCGGCGTACGCCGCTATTATACCACCGGCGTTTGCATCGGCGCTTTGTTAGCTCTGGCATCGCCGTCTTCCTGGGCGCTATTGGACGGCGTTGTTTCCGGGGCCCGGGCGTCGAAGGATTTTGTTCATCAACGCGTCGTGGAGAATCATCTCTTTCAGCTTATCGTCGCGGCCAAGAAAAATTACGACGCCTCGGTTCGAATTTATAAAGAAATGAAGCGGTTGAACGAAGGGAAGGGCATCGTTAAAAACGTGGCCTCGGACCTTGGGGCCAAGGCTAAAGCCATGGCCCAGGATGAAAAATCGACGATGGCAGGGGAATTTGCCTACCGGCATGACTCGGGACTGGACCGCCTGCTCTGGAATATGGATGAGAAAACCAGGAATTTCGTGGCGGTCAAAGGCATGGCCGCTTTCGGCTTCATGGACAATGTCAATCAAAAATCGGCTGAATACGCGGGCGCGATTAAAACGCAGGCCGCTCTTTTGGCGGCAAGGGCTGGCCGAGGGAAATTAGGCCGGGAAGAAGGAGTCAAAATCGCTGCCGGCGCGAAAACAGCCACGGATCAGGCCCTGGGTCTGGGGCTTCAGGGAAATTCGGACGCGGTTGAGGCCTTGAACCAGCTTGTTCTTTTTGAACTAGCCCGCCAGGCAGACGATAAGAACGCCCGAGTCAACAGAGAAAAGGCGTTGGCGGAAATCGTTTCTTTTTTTGAAGACAGTAACGGGTTATCGCGCCAAATGCGGGCGAGCCTCGAGGCGACCCGGCTGTTGAACGCGCCCGCCGCTTTTCTGGAGACCAGGCGTTCAGTGACAAGCCTCGCGCTCGCGTTTTTGGGTTTGGTTTTAACCGCGGGCTTGATATGGGAGTTTGCCCAGACCGGGATGTTCAGGCTGCCGCCTCCTGTTCTGGGCCTTCCCCTGGCGCTTGTCTTGTTTGGTTTTGCCGCGTATCAGGAACTGATGGCCTCTTTCGCCATCATCATCAACGCGGCCGAGGAGACCATCACGCCTTTGGGCCAGGTTGTGGCAGCTTTCGGGGAGCGGCCGGTGCAAAAAGGCTTGGCTTCCGTGCTGGTCAAATCCATGGTTGCCTGGCATTTGGGTTCGGCCAAAGACATTTTTTCTTTCGGAGTCGAAGGCTTGGGCGGGTTTTTGTCCGGCGGCTTCGCTCTTTGTTCGGTCGTCGTGCTTCAGCTTTTCTTTTGGGTCCGCTACGCGTTTTTCGCTTTGCTTTACGTCATGGGACCGCTTATGATCGCGTTGTCGCTTTATGAGCCTTTAAGAAGGTTGACGTTTGGATGGCTGCTCAGCACGCTTGAGGTCGGGTTGTGGGGCATCGGCATGAAAATACTGATGGCAATCACGACGTTTTCAAGTGTGGAGACGCTGTTGGACCCCGCCAAGGGAAGCGTCGGGGTTGTGGCCGGCGTATTGATTGTCAATCTCATTTTTTTGGCCTTTAGCGTATGCTCGCCGTTCTTTATTCATTCCATTTTATCGGGCGGCATAAGCCAAATGAAGCCGGTGGGCGCGATCGCCGGCGCGGCATTGAGCCCTGCGGCCGCGGCCGCAGGCTTGGCGGGGTCGCCGGTCAGGCAAATCTATAAGAACGCGGACAATTGGATTCGCCGGGGTTTTAAAAAATGATTAGGATTATCCCCGCCTTCGCGAAATCATCAAAAAGCCGGGGTCGGCAGGAGAGTTTTCTGGACTTGATCGAACTTAACGTTTTTTTCCGGCGGACTGTTTTTACGGGAACTTTGGCGATGGGTATTGCCGCCGGGGCTTTGGCTTGGGCGCTTATTTTTAAGACGCCGGAAGTTTATTTCATCAGTCCGGCGGGAGACGCTAAAAGAATGGGCCAGAATGAGGCTGCCTCCCAGGAATTGGCCCGGTTCGCGAGAGGCGCCCTGGCCCTCATTTATGAACATGAGCCCCTAAGCAGGCAGGAGCGATTAACGCATTGCGAAAGCCTTTGTGCGGCGGGCCTGCTTCTTAAAATCCGGGCTGAAGTTTTGACCGAAGACTCGTTCCGGCGATTTATCGTCAGAAAATTAACCATTAAAGAAACTGGACCCCGCCTTTTTGAGGCGGCTTTTGAGGGAATGAGCGTTGCCGGAAGCCTGATGGGCAATTCGGAATCGAAGCAGGAGGCGGCAGTGACCTTGGTCATTAAACAAATAGAGCGTACTGCGGAAAATCCACATGGCTTACTCTTGGAAGACATTCGCTAAAACAATTTTTTATGGCATCGCTTTGGCGGCCGTTGTCTTGGGCGTTTTCGCGATGAACTTGATCAAGAAGCGGGACCAAGCTTCAAGGAGTCCGCTGCGGCACCATGTTTATGAATTAACCAAGGAGTCTTTGGCGCCATTGGTCGCCAAGACGTTGGATTTGCATCGAGGGCCATTGAGTGGGAATGCGTTTCCAAAAGCAGGCGGCGCGAAAAAAGGTTCATTCGCCGGTTTGAGAGCAGAGGCTTTGCCCGAAAGCGCGAGTTTCGGACAAAATACGGTCCAATCCGCAACCCGCGTTTACCGTGTTGCCACGGACGGCTTATGGGAATGGCTCGATGTGCTAAGGCGCGATCCCAAGCGAGAGCTGTTGATGAGCGAATTTTCTTGGCGCATGGGCAGAATCGTTTTTTATGAGATGAGTCCCGGCGGATTGGTTTCTTTTGAGTTGGTCAACGAAACCGGGAAAGACGCTTATCTTCCGGAAATTTTATGCGGCAATTGCCCCGGGCCGGCCGGCGTTTATATGGAGAGGCGCGTCCTTGAGCCCGGAACCCGGTCGGTCGGGATTATGAAAGTCGCGAACATCGCCGAACTTAAGCGGCTTGATCTTGTGGTCAAAGCCGCTAATTGCAAGGCGGCAAAGCTGCGCTTGGAGGTGCCCCGGTGGGTGTTTTAACCTGGATGACTTTAGTCGGCGCGTTATGCGCGCATGCCGCGGCGCCCGCGCCATTTCTTCCGACCGGCTCATTGCTTCGAGTCGTGGTGAACCATTCCATTTATTCGTACAACCTGGACGTCCCGGTCATCGCCGAGTTGGAAAGCGACGCGCAATACTGCCAACCCCTGGAAAACCAGGAGTGTTACGGCGTGGTTTTGCCCAGAAAAACAAAGATTTTAGGCAGGGCCTTGATTCTTAAATCACACAATAGGGTCAATGTCGAGTTTTATGGGGCTGTTTTGCCGGATGGACGCGAGATAATCATCTCCGGATTAGCCCTGTCGCCGGATGGCTCCGCAGGGCTGATCGGCAAAGTGAGGCGGCACAAGGATTCCATGGTCGCGTCCGCTGCCCTCAAAGGAGCGTTGACAGGCGCGGCAGCGGCCAGCGCCGGAGAAAACCCTGTTGCGGCAGGCGCGGCGGATTCCCTGGCTCTTGAAGCGGCCAAGGAAGTCGATCTCGCTCGGGAAAAAGTGGACACATCCATCGAAACGCCGCCATTCGCCCGCGCCCTGATCTATCTTCTCCAGCGAATAGAAATCCCGGCCGAGGCGCCGCCGGAGCGCCGTGATAAACAAGAGGGAGGGAAACGTTGATGCAATCCAAAAATTTTTTGATGAAACTGGTGGCACTCGATGCGGAAATTTTTCAAGGGGACGCCGCTCATGTTCAAAACGGCGACGGGTTCAACCACGATTCGTACGATGGGCCCGGCAGGGATGATTTTAAGGGGACCGATCAAGAGTGCGGCGTTGATGAGGCTTCGGTTTTCCGCAGGGCCAGGACTCTGCTTGAGTCTTTTGGCGGCGGCCTCGGCAATGCTTTGGTGGTCCCCCGCGGGCTCTCCCTCCCTGAGCTGGGCAAGCGCGCGCTTGAGTTTGTCCTTGCCGCGGAGATGGCTTCGGAGGAGGCGCTTGGCATGGTTTACAGGCTTGATCCGGGCAAGAGAAAAATCGGCCAGCGTTTTCTGCGGGAGGGCCTGGCCATTGAGCTTGACGGAGTGAGCATGGTGTCCGGGGCCCCGCTTGTCGCCATCCACATCGTTAATTGGATGACGCATGAGTTCAATATCGCAGGGCTCAATGTTTCCACGCGATGGGACGGAGTTCCCAGCCGCCATTACGGCCGCAAGTCCGTGAGCCCGCAAGGCGAAAGTTGGGTTTATTGCCGCCTGGAAACCTGCCAACGCGCCTTTGAGGTCGAGCTTATTCTTGGAGAGAAGGGGGGCAAAAAAAGGAACATGATGGCGAAATTTTATGTGGAGGCCTGTCCGCGTGGCGTTTTTGGAAACGATTGAACGCGTTTTGCGCCGGGGGCTCATCCTCGGTACGCTCTTTTTTATCGCGGTTTTGGCGAACTTTCTCTGGCAGCCTAAGGCAAACCAAGAGCTTGCCGTCATCGCGGCGTTAGCGGCTCTGGGCATGAGCAAATGGCCGGTCGGGGAAATCTGTTTCGCTTTAGCCTTGAGCCTTGGGGCGCGTTTTGTGCTGGACAATCTTTTTTTCAGGCGCCTTTTTCTGGAATTTTTTGAGCATTTGCCATTCGACCTGCCTCCTCAACGGCTTTCCTTATGGCAGGAGGGGTTGATTCCTCTTGGACTGGGAATGACGGCGATGTTTTTTTACTCCCTCGGCAAGGGGCAAAGAGTTTATTATCACGGCCGCCGGTTCATCAAAAACATTAAAGCCGAGGGCGACTTTATCCTGGGGCGTTGCTTGCGCGACAAGGGTTGGCGGCGCCTGCTATTGGAATGGAAAGTATTGACGATTTCGCCCGCGGTTCGGCCCGGGCATGTTTTGACTTTAGGCTCAACCGGCAGCGGCAAAACCCAGTTTCTTTTTTCCCAGGCTATCCAGGACATGAAGCGCGGCATACCGGTCGTTTTTGTGGAGTTTAAAGGAAACAAAAAGGACTACGAGATGTTCCGTTTGTTGGCAAGAGAAGCCGGCAGGGAAAAGGACCTGCTCTATTTTAACGTCGCCGATCCGCAATCAATGAAATTTAACCCGATTCATCTTGCCAAATGCGACCGGGATTCGGTGACGCTGGGTAACTTAGTCGTGCGGGCCATCGGAAGGGAGCCCATCCTGGGCAAAGACAGCGAACACTACCAAGCGCTTGACTTGGCCAAGGTGGAAGACGCCGCCGCGCTTTTCCTCATGACGGGGAAAGCCTTTACGCTGGAAGACTTTTACCATTACTTTTCCAGCGAACCGGCCCGTAACAAAGTCTTTACGTTGGCGGGCGACGGCCGTCTTGAGGAGGAGGTTCGAGCCAGGTTGGAAGAAAACAAGACGGATAACTCGGCGCTGACCAGCCATCTGAGACCCTGGGTTAAGGGAGAAATTGCGCGAGCCATTAATGCGAACAATCCGGAAATCACGATTGAAGGGATTTTTAAAGAGAACAAGCTGGCGTTAATTTCGTTCCCATTCGGCAAATACCGCATCCAGGCCCAG of the Elusimicrobiota bacterium genome contains:
- a CDS encoding type IV secretory system conjugative DNA transfer family protein, whose product is MWRPVRVAFLETIERVLRRGLILGTLFFIAVLANFLWQPKANQELAVIAALAALGMSKWPVGEICFALALSLGARFVLDNLFFRRLFLEFFEHLPFDLPPQRLSLWQEGLIPLGLGMTAMFFYSLGKGQRVYYHGRRFIKNIKAEGDFILGRCLRDKGWRRLLLEWKVLTISPAVRPGHVLTLGSTGSGKTQFLFSQAIQDMKRGIPVVFVEFKGNKKDYEMFRLLAREAGREKDLLYFNVADPQSMKFNPIHLAKCDRDSVTLGNLVVRAIGREPILGKDSEHYQALDLAKVEDAAALFLMTGKAFTLEDFYHYFSSEPARNKVFTLAGDGRLEEEVRARLEENKTDNSALTSHLRPWVKGEIARAINANNPEITIEGIFKENKLALISFPFGKYRIQAQRFGRMILAQILLYAQQRQSQGGGNPASVYLDEIGKYPNEDLTALLTTAREADVWITVACQNLYQLKNVPDADPDAFIADVISCTRTKVIFDAPHPGEAELFAKMMGTETTERKTWQSTSGLFGRSTGLENVRLTEEFIIHPNLLKEMKPFRAAVITAGQKPALIATPQLYLAFQGARLNAVASPEAAENKIEGLNLREAACGARSNGKLQVL
- a CDS encoding septation protein SpoVG family protein, which translates into the protein MSEIAADGAGGVEIEIRHLNPAKNPKNKNLLAMFDVKIGPVMIRGASLMNGKNGLFVGYPAKKRAKRAEEKGGSPYEDVVYVIGDAAKSALHEAVVREYEEKRKNQEGQGETGPKNEESGYAIV
- a CDS encoding DUF87 domain-containing protein gives rise to the protein MSKLAELLSPAPSDQCLLHRHLNLLDITPDGLALGMGGEISAAYELSPHQDILLMNDAGQARFIDEAALALESLPAGAAAVFVVDVRPGSITEIKRLERLAHELPKEQAAIVKSKHELFSRSARKERKTHLLLGLYNGNFLKLPLFPRLVMDPGQASRDAGRKLAEFRDRFVGMESVVLGRLSGLKASHRRLDEHELADFYWQRLNPDKAGAGLRPPKYNLRFSHRCQLAASAGSHGKTAFAVDGVFHQAFSLFMLDETVPAGGIDRMIAHLPEGSTIVITVLSPDHQDFLARLDSDIRGYSSLMSVGAGNHQLNHKIRDLDELAGLGHGSGTKFYIASLFVLLRDHDQGVLANKALEIMMAARETLGGELVTEDFLHLRYFLAQLPNGAILPMRRHTLTANAAACLLPLSAPWKGAEGPGVLFYSKEQNMVNLDPFWEGSPRHGMVIGSTGSGKSFTMNYVVSSLLVQDPKTNFVVIDMGGSYKRLTGILGGDYFEIEPSGNCAISPFPPKEAMIGVDGAPDADLLGCLRLLIQKMLIRPVDQIEKHLIETGITRLYQSANVHAPLLGDFVDTMAALGLEDADCGPARHIANELRLYTKGGYGNILNAPSTIRPFEKRLTVFDLARLKQHPELQAPLIFMISLGLSKTLKDPGQKKVVIIDEGWEFFDDDASSELVSRLYRTARKFNGLIISVSQSPKDFIKSKASTAMIANSFWKMFLRLDMGHDTLGAFGLNSRQIEAVRRLETRRRSFAELFVVFGEHSRTLRLNPSSLEYWIATTNAEDCAVEERLKSQKGAMNRLDFLSELALMEPVEV